One Siniperca chuatsi isolate FFG_IHB_CAS linkage group LG8, ASM2008510v1, whole genome shotgun sequence DNA segment encodes these proteins:
- the LOC122880741 gene encoding LOW QUALITY PROTEIN: spore wall protein 2-like (The sequence of the model RefSeq protein was modified relative to this genomic sequence to represent the inferred CDS: deleted 2 bases in 1 codon) gives MDSLMESEGEAGEAGGGGEAGEAGEAGIISSSGRTSTRFHELLFSSGSMGATEELQEGKEEEGEEEEEEEEEEGEEEEEGQEEEEEEGDEGEEEEEEEEEKEEEEEGEEEEGEEEEEGQEEEEEEGDEGEEEEEEEEEKEAEEEEEREEEEGEEGEEEEEEKEAEEEEEGDEGEEEEGEEEEKQRKKRKEMKGGRREAEEEEEGEEEEGEEGEEEEGEEGEEDEGEEDEGEEEEGEEGEKREAEEEEEGEEEEGEEGEEEEG, from the exons ATGGACTCACTGATGGAGTCCGAGGGGGAGGCGGGGGAGGCTGGGGGAGGCGGGGAGGCTGGGGAGGCGGGGGAGGCGGGGATCATTAGCTCCTCTGGACGCACTTCAACTCGTTTTCATGAACTTCTCTTCAGTTCTGGTTCGATGGGAGCGACGGAGGAGCTGCAG gaaggaaaagaagaggaaggagaggaagaggaagaagaggaagaggaa gaaggagaggaagaagaggaaggacaggaagaggaagaagaggaaggagatgaaggagaggaagaggaagaagaggaagaagagaag gaggaagaagaggaaggagaggaagaggaaggagaggaagaagaggaaggacaggaagaggaagaagaggaaggagatgaaggagaggaagaggaagaagaggaagaagagaa agaagcagaggaagaagaggaaagagaggaagaggaaggagaggaaggagaggaagaggaagaagagaa agaagcagaggaagaagaggaaggagatgaaggagaggaagaggaaggagaggaagaagagaagcagaggaagaagaggaaggagatgaagg gaggaagaagagaagcagaggaagaagaggaaggagaggaagaggaaggagaggaaggagaggaagaggaaggagaggaaggagaggaagatgaaggagaggaagatgaaggagaggaagaggaaggagaggaaggagagaa aagagaagcagaggaagaagaggaaggagaggaagaggaaggagaggaaggagaggaagaggaagga
- the LOC122880742 gene encoding sporozoite surface protein 2-like, producing MVSAVSERTAAQDPQDPQDPEHPQDPQDPEHPQDPQDPEHPQDPQDPEHPQDPQDPQDPEHPQDPQDPEHPQDPQDPEHPQDPQDPEHPQDPEHPQDPQDPEHPQDPQDQEHPQDPQDPEHPQDPEHPQDPQDPEHPQDPQNPEHPLDPHDPEHPQDPQDPEHPQDPQDPEHPQDPQDPEHPQDPEHPQDPEHPQDPEHPQDPEHPQDPDHPQDPQDPQDSH from the exons ATGGTTTCTGCAGTGAGTGAAAG GACGGCTGCACAGGACCCTCAGGACCCTCAGGACCCAGAGCACCCACAGGACCCACAGGACCCTGAGCACCCTCAGGACCCTCAGGACCCAGAGCACCCACAGGACCCTCAGGACCCAGAGCACCCACAGGACCCACAGGACCCTCAGGACCCAGAGCACCCACAGGACCCACAGGACCCTGAGCACCCACAGGACCCACAGGACCCAGAACATCCACAGGACCCACAGGACCCAGAGCACCCACAGGACCCAGAGCACCCACAGGACCCTCAGGACCCTGAGCACCCACAGGACCCACAAGACCAAGAGCATCCACAGGACCCACAAGACCCAGAGCATCCACAGGACCCAGAGCATCCACAGGACCCACAGGACCCAGAGCACCCACAGGACCCACAGAACCCTGAGCACCCACTGGACCCACATGACCCAGAGCATCCACAGGACCCACAAGACCCAGAGCACCCACAGGACCCACAAGACCCAGAGCACCCACAGGACCCACAAGACCCAGAGCATCCACAGGACCCAGAGCATCCACAGGACCCAGAGCACCCACAGGACCCAGAGCACCCACAGGACCCAGAGCATCCACAGGACCCAGACCACCCACAGGACCCACAGGACCCACAGGACTCCCACTGA